A genomic region of Brassica napus cultivar Da-Ae unplaced genomic scaffold, Da-Ae ScsIHWf_10;HRSCAF=17, whole genome shotgun sequence contains the following coding sequences:
- the LOC125595953 gene encoding ATP synthase subunit beta, chloroplastic-like, with product MRINPTTSDPAVSIREKNNLGRIAQIIGPVLDVAFPPGKMPNIYNALVVKGRDTLGQEINVTCEVQQLLGNNRVRAVAMSATEGLKRGMDVVDMGNPLSVPVGGATLGRIFNVLGEPVDNLGPVDTLTTSPIHKSAPAFIDLDTTLSIFETGIKVVDLLAPYRRGGKIGLFGGAGVGKTVLIMELINNIAKAHGGVSVFGGVGERTREGNDLYMEMKESGVINELNLADSKVALVYGQMNEPPGARMRVGLTALTMAEYFRDVNEQDVLLFIDNIFRFVQAGSEVSALLGRMPSAVGYQPTLSTEMGSLQERITSTKKGSITSIQAVYVPADDLTDPAPATTFAHLDATTVLSRGLAAKGIYPAVDPLDSTSTMLQPRIVGEEHYETAQQVKQTLQRYKELQDIIAILGLDELSEEDRLTVARARKIERFLSQPFFVAEVFTGSPGKYVGLAETIRGFNLILSGEFDSLPEQAFYLVGNIDEATAKATNLEMEKVKEIILSTNSGQIGVLPNHAPIATAVDIGILKIRLNNQWLTMALMGGFARIGNNEITILVNDAEKNSDIDPQEAQQTLEIAEANLRKAEGKRQTIEANLALRRARTRVEALNTI from the exons atgagaaTAAATCCTACTACTTCGGATCCAGCGGTTTCAATACGTGAAAAAAACAACCTGGGACGTATTGCCCAAATCATTGGTCCGGTACTGGATGTAGCCTTTCCCCCGGGCAAGATGCCTAATATTTACAATGCTCTGGTGGTTAAGGGTCGAGATACGCTTGGTCAAGAAATTAATGTGACTTGTGAAGTACAGCAATTATTAGGAAACAACCGAGTTAGAGCTGTAGCTATGAGCGCGACCGAGGGTTTAAAGAGAGGGATGGACGTGGTTGATATGGGAAATCCTCTAAGTGTTCCAGTCGGCGGAGCGACTCTAGGACGAATTTTCAATGTACTTGGGGAACCTGTTGATAATTTAGGTCCTGTCGATACTCTCACAACATCTCCTATCCATAAATCCGCGCCTGCTTTTATAGACTTAGATACAACCTTATCTATTTTTGAAACAGGAATTAAAGTAGTAGATCTTTTGGCCCCTTATCGTCGTGGGGGAAAAATCGGACTATTCGGTGGGGCTGGCGTGGGTAAAACAGTACTAATTATGGAATTGATCAACAACATTGCCAAAGCTCATGGTGGTGTATCCGTATTTGGTGGAGTAGGCGAACGAACTCGTGAAGGAAATGATCTTTACATGGAAATGAAAGAATCTGGAGTCATTAATGAACTAAACCTTGCGGACTCCAAAGTAGCCCTAGTCTACGGTCAGATGAATGAACCGCCGGGAGCTCGTATGAGAGTTGGTCTGACTGCCTTAACTATGGCAGAATATTTCCGAGATGTTAATGAGCAAGACGTACTTCTATTTATCGACAATATCTTCCGTTTTGTACAAGCAGGATCCGAGGTATCCGCTTTATTGGGTAGAATGCCTTCTGCTGTGGGTTACCAACCCACCCTTAGTACCGAAATGGGTTCTTTACAAGAAAGAATTACTTCTACGAAAAAAGGGTCCATAACCTCTATTCAAGCAGTTTATGTACCTGCAGACGATTTGACTGACCCTGCTCCTGCCACCACATTTGCACATTTAGATGCGACTACCGTACTATCAAGAGGATTAGCTGCTAAAGGTATCTATCCAGCGGTAGATCCTTTAGATTCAACGTCAACTATGCTACAACCTCGAATCGTTGGCGAGGAACATTATGAAACTGCGCAACaagtaaagcaaactttacaacGTTACAAGGAGCTTCAGGACATTATAGCTATCCTGGGGTTGGACGAATTATCCGAAGAGGATCGCTTAACCGTCGCAAGAGCACGAAAGATTGAGCGTTTCTTATCACAACCTTTTTTCGTAGCAGAAGTATTTACAGGTTCTCCGGGAAAATATGTTGGGCTAGCGGAAACAATTAGAGGGTTTAATTTGATCCTTTCCGGAGAATTTGATTCTCTTCCTGAACAGGCCTTTTACTTAGTGGGTAACATCGATGAAGCTACTGCGAAGGCTACGAACTTAGAAATGGAGA AAGTAAAAGAAATCATTTTATCTACTAATAGTGGACAAATTGGCGTATTACCAAATCACGCGCCGATTGCCACAGCTGTTGATATAGGTATTTTGAAAATACGCCTTAATAACCAATGGTTAACAATGGCTCTGATGGGCGGTTTTGCTAGAATAGGCAATAATGAAATTACTATTTTAGTAAATGATGCAGAGAAGAATAGTGACATTGATCCACAAGAAGCTCAGCAAACTCTTGAAATAGCAGAGGCGAACTTGAGAAAAGCTGAAGGCAAGAGACAAACAATTGAGGCTAATCTAGCTCTCAGACGAGCTCGGACACGCGTCGAGGCTCTCAATACGATTTGA